The genomic interval TCCAAATTCTTCTCTTAATTCCATTGACTTGCGGCCATCGAAATCATATTTGGCAATAAATTTCTTGTATAATTCCTCTGGCTCCGGTAAAACATCACCACCAAAAAATACTTTATTCTCTTCATCTTCTAATAGCCATGCCTGGTGAAAAGGAGTATGTCCGCCAGTCAGGATATGTTTAATGCCGGGAATTAAATCACCGGTTTCATCTACGAAAACCAAAGTTGCATTTCGCTGAAGAAAATCAAATATTTCTGTTCTGTAAGAGGAAGAGGCATTGGTAAATGCACCCTCCCACTCTCCACGCTGAATTACGTAAGCTGCGTTTGGGAAACTAAGTTCCATTCCATTGTTTTCTTTATGCACCATACCACCAGCATGATCAAAATGCAGGTGCGACATTAAAACATAATCCACATCTTCAGGATTAAAACCTGCTTTGCGGATATTTTCATGTAAAATCAACTCTCCGTTACTGTTACTATAGCCCAAACCGGTATCCAGCACCACTAATTTATCCCCAAATTTAACAAGGAAAGGGTTAACATGTATAAATAGAGATCCGGGTCTGTCTTTGGGGCTATCTGTCTGAGGATTAAAAGGAACGAACTTTTTATCGGCTGCTACAGAATAAGAACCTTCATATAAAGTGAAAACTTGCAATGGCGTAGGTGTTAGTCAAAAGAATAATTAATGATATATTTACAATCTGTTACAAAGATATGGAACCTGCATGAAATACCTTCATGCTAACGTCATTACCGCTTAAACAGCGCTTTGCAAAAAACACAAAACTAAAACTAAATGAAGAAAAGATGGGTGCAGGCCGTAAAGGGTAAAGCAGAAACAACAGATTCGCTTGCACAGCAATTAAATATAGATACAAGTTTAGCTGAAATATTAGTACAACGTGGTATCTCCTCTTTTCAGGAAGCTAAAGACTTTTTCAGGCCGCAACTCACACAATTACATGATCCTTTTTTAATGAAGGATATGGATAAAGCCATCGCCAGAATCGATCTTGCACTGGCTGCCGGAGAAAATATCATGATATACGGAGATTATGATGTAGACGGAACAACCTCAGTGGCTCTTGCTTACAGCTTTTTCAGTCAGTTTACTTCAGCGATTGAATATTATATTCCTGACCGGCATAAAGAAGGATATGGAATTTCTACTGCAGGGATTGATCATGCAAAAGCGCAGGGGATTACCCTGATTATTGCACTGGACTGCGGAATTAAATCAAATGATAAGATTGATTATGCAAATAACCTTGGTATAGATTTTATCATTTGTGATCACCATTTACCAGGTGATGAACTACCGGCGGCAATCGCCATCCTTGATCCTAAAAGATTGGATTGCCCTTATCCTTTTAAAGAACTTGCAGGCTGCGGAATTGGTTTTAAACTGGCTCAGGCTTATTGCCTGACGCACAATCTTCCGGCAGAAAATTACGAAAGATATCTTGATCTGGTTATGGTTTCCATTGCTGCGGATATTGTCCCGATCAATGAGGAGAACCGTACCCTGGCTTATTATGGGCTGATCAAATTAAATACAAACCCTTGCACAGGGTTGAAAGCATTAATGGATAGCTGCGGTAAAAACAAAGATTTTACCATTACCGATGTTGTATTTACTTTAGCACCACGGATTAATGCAGCCGGAAGGATGGATCACGGTAATCAGGCCGTTAAAATGTTATTGTGCACAGCGGATACACTGGCTGCAGAACAAAGTCTTTTCATTAACCTGCAGAATACAGACCGGAAAACTACAGATCAGCATATTACCGCAGCAGCATTAGCACTGATCGATGAATCTGAAATCCTGATCAATAAAAAAACAACAGTAGTTTACAACGACCAGTGGAATAAAGGGGTAATTGGCATTGTCGCTTCCCGCCTGACGGAAAAATATTACAGACCTACCATAGTTTTAACATTATCCAATGGAATGCTGACAGGATCGGCACGTTCGGTACCGGGTTACGATTTATATGAGGCGCTTTTAGGTTGTGCCGATTTACTGGAACAATTTGGCGGACATAAGTTCGCAGCCGGAATGACAATTAAGCCTGAAAATATTGAAGCTTTCGCCGAAAGGTTTGAAACAGTGGTTGCGGCAACCATAACAGAAAATTTACTTTGTCCGGAGATTTTGATTGACAATGAAATTTCATTGGCTCAGATTGATGGCAAATTTCAGCGTATACTCGCTCAGATGGCACCTTTTGGCCCGGTTAACCCAGCTCCGGTATTTGTAAGCCATAATGTATTTTATGTGGGAAGACCTTATATTGTAGGGGCAAAACATTTAAAGTTGAGTATTAAACAACAAAATTCCAGTATTTTTGAGACCATTGGATTCGGGCTGGCAGAATTTGAGCAACTATTAAAACCTGATCAACCTTTCTCTGTTTGTTATACAATAGAAGAAAATGTGTGGAAAGAGCAGAAGCGTTTGCAATTGAATATTAAAGCAATAGAGATAAATAACCAATCATATAAATGATATTAAGAGCTGATAATCTTATAAAAAAATACAAACAGCGGACAGTCGTCAACGATGTTTCGTTTAGTGTGAGTCAGGGGGAAATTGTAGGATTACTCGGCCCTAATGGAGCGGGAAAGACCACTTCCTTTTATATGATTGTAGGATTGATCAAACCTAATGAAGGTCATATCTATCTGGATGATGAAGACATCACCAAGGATGCAATGTACCGCAGGGCACAAAAAGGAATTGGTTATTTAGCACAGGAAGCTTCTGTTTTCAGAAAACTGTCTGTTGAAGATAATATCCTGTCGATTCTGGAGATGACCACCATGACCAGAGTAGAACGTCAGGAAAAACTGGAAGAGTTAATTGATGAATTCAGTTTGCACAAAGTGAGAAGAAACCGTGGTGACCTTTTATCAGGAGGGGAACGCCGCAGAACAGAAATTGCCAGAGCACTGGCAGCAAGCCCTAATTTTATTTTACTGGATGAACCATTTGCAGGGGTAGACCCTATTGCAGTAGAGGAAATCCAGACTATCGTAGCCAAATTAAGAAATAAAAATATCGGTATCCTGATTACTGACCATAATGTTCAGGAAACACTTTCCATTACTGACCGGGCTTATCTCCTATTTGAAGGTAAAATACTCGAGTCTGGTACTCCCGAAGTACTGGCCGCCAATGAAATGGTAAGAAAGGTCTACCTGGGTTCCAATTTTGTACTTCGCAGTAAAAACTTATAATCTATCGTATGGCAATTGTAAATTCTATTTTTACCTGGTATATGAAAAAGCGTGTCCACCAGATAGAGCTTTTCATGAAATATCCGACAGATGTCCAGGAGGAATGGTTTCACACCCTGATTTCCTGTGCGGAAAACACCGAATGGGGAAAGAAATATGATTATAAGTCTATTGAGACCCCGGATCAGTTTAAACAGCGTATTCCACTTCAAAATTACGATTCATTAAAACCTTATATAGAGCGGATGCTGCAAGGGGAACAAAATATCCTCTGGCCTTCCGAGATTAAATGGTTCGCCAAATCATCCGGCACAACCAGTGACCGGAGTAAATTTATCCCCGTCTCTCCTGAGGCTTTAGAAGAATGCCACTTTAAGGGCGGGAAGGATATGATTTCCATCTTCTGCAATAACAAGCCATCCAACCAGATCCTGACTGGAAAAGCACTTGTCTTAGGCGGCAGTCATCAAATTAACCAGTTAAATGAAGATTCATTTTATGGAGACCTCTCTGCTGTATTGATCAAAAATCTGCCAATGTGGGCAGAATACTACCGTACGCCGGATATTTCAATCGCTTTGATGGACGATTACGAACAAAAAATGGATCGCATGGCAGAGGCCACCATTAAAGAGAACGTAACCAATATCTCTGGTGTACCTACATGGACCATTGTACTGGCCAAAAAAGTACTGGAAATTACAGGTAAGAAGAATTTACTGGAAGTATGGCCAAATCTGGAACTTTACTTTCATGGTGCGGTTAATTTCAGCCCTTACAGAGAGCAGTTTAAAGAATTAATCCCCAGAGATGATATGTATTACCTGGAAACCTATAATGCTTCTGAGGGCTTCTTTGGTATACAGGATCAGAAAAATTCGGAAGAGATGTTATTAATGCTTGATTATGGTATTTACTACGAGTTTTTACCTTTAGAACAACTTTGTGATG from Pedobacter sp. WC2423 carries:
- a CDS encoding MBL fold metallo-hydrolase, whose product is MQVFTLYEGSYSVAADKKFVPFNPQTDSPKDRPGSLFIHVNPFLVKFGDKLVVLDTGLGYSNSNGELILHENIRKAGFNPEDVDYVLMSHLHFDHAGGMVHKENNGMELSFPNAAYVIQRGEWEGAFTNASSSYRTEIFDFLQRNATLVFVDETGDLIPGIKHILTGGHTPFHQAWLLEDEENKVFFGGDVLPEPEELYKKFIAKYDFDGRKSMELREEFGHTAVTEHWNCLFYHGKSKATGFIELGEEGQFKVI
- a CDS encoding GH3 auxin-responsive promoter family protein → MAIVNSIFTWYMKKRVHQIELFMKYPTDVQEEWFHTLISCAENTEWGKKYDYKSIETPDQFKQRIPLQNYDSLKPYIERMLQGEQNILWPSEIKWFAKSSGTTSDRSKFIPVSPEALEECHFKGGKDMISIFCNNKPSNQILTGKALVLGGSHQINQLNEDSFYGDLSAVLIKNLPMWAEYYRTPDISIALMDDYEQKMDRMAEATIKENVTNISGVPTWTIVLAKKVLEITGKKNLLEVWPNLELYFHGAVNFSPYREQFKELIPRDDMYYLETYNASEGFFGIQDQKNSEEMLLMLDYGIYYEFLPLEQLCDDNPVTLSLGEVELYKNYAIIISTNAGLWRYVIGDTVQFTSLYPFRIKITGRTKHFINAFGEEVIIDNAEQAISKACRETGAAFKDYTACPIYFKGNDAGGHEWIIEFDQQPDNFEKFVDILDQTLRDINSDYDAKRFNNMALCRPKVHNAPKDTFYNWLKSKGKLGGQHKVPRLANERKYVDEILPMLKA
- the lptB gene encoding LPS export ABC transporter ATP-binding protein, whose amino-acid sequence is MILRADNLIKKYKQRTVVNDVSFSVSQGEIVGLLGPNGAGKTTSFYMIVGLIKPNEGHIYLDDEDITKDAMYRRAQKGIGYLAQEASVFRKLSVEDNILSILEMTTMTRVERQEKLEELIDEFSLHKVRRNRGDLLSGGERRRTEIARALAASPNFILLDEPFAGVDPIAVEEIQTIVAKLRNKNIGILITDHNVQETLSITDRAYLLFEGKILESGTPEVLAANEMVRKVYLGSNFVLRSKNL
- the recJ gene encoding single-stranded-DNA-specific exonuclease RecJ, with amino-acid sequence MKKRWVQAVKGKAETTDSLAQQLNIDTSLAEILVQRGISSFQEAKDFFRPQLTQLHDPFLMKDMDKAIARIDLALAAGENIMIYGDYDVDGTTSVALAYSFFSQFTSAIEYYIPDRHKEGYGISTAGIDHAKAQGITLIIALDCGIKSNDKIDYANNLGIDFIICDHHLPGDELPAAIAILDPKRLDCPYPFKELAGCGIGFKLAQAYCLTHNLPAENYERYLDLVMVSIAADIVPINEENRTLAYYGLIKLNTNPCTGLKALMDSCGKNKDFTITDVVFTLAPRINAAGRMDHGNQAVKMLLCTADTLAAEQSLFINLQNTDRKTTDQHITAAALALIDESEILINKKTTVVYNDQWNKGVIGIVASRLTEKYYRPTIVLTLSNGMLTGSARSVPGYDLYEALLGCADLLEQFGGHKFAAGMTIKPENIEAFAERFETVVAATITENLLCPEILIDNEISLAQIDGKFQRILAQMAPFGPVNPAPVFVSHNVFYVGRPYIVGAKHLKLSIKQQNSSIFETIGFGLAEFEQLLKPDQPFSVCYTIEENVWKEQKRLQLNIKAIEINNQSYK